From Scleropages formosus chromosome 1, fSclFor1.1, whole genome shotgun sequence, a single genomic window includes:
- the LOC108928515 gene encoding endothelin-2 encodes MDLTTFYFLTTALALILEQEAYAASISAPIPGAEREPKVQPPPAPRRRMKRCSCENLKDIECVYFCHIGIVWVNTPGQVVPYGVGSLPVRLRRSSGRCVCTGDADDDTECLYFCSAEHRSTGPAAARGANASEPRERRSAGHVGRKNRPHMAASKT; translated from the exons ATGGACCTCACAACCTTCTACTTCCTCACGACCGCACTGGCTCTAATCCTGGAACAAGAAG CCTACGCCGCCTCCATCTCCGCTCCGATTCCTGGTGCAGAGAGGGAGCCAAAGGTGCAGCCCCCACCTGCCCCTCGGCGTCGGATGAAGCGATGCTCCTGCGAGAACCTCAAAGACATTGAATGTGTCTACTTCTGCCACATAGGCATAGTGTGGGTGAACACACCCGG acAGGTGGTGCCGTACGGAGTGGGGTCGCTTCCTGTACGACTGAGAAGGTCCTCGGGTCGGTGTGTCTGCACGGGCGATGCCGATGATGACACCGAGTGCCTTTATTTCTGCTCAGCAGAGCATCGGAGCACAGG GCCAGCGGCAGCGAGGGGAGCGAACGCCAGCGAGCCGAGAGAACGGCGCAGCGCTGGGCACGTGGGGAGGAAAAACAGGCCCCACATGGCAGCGTCCAAGACGTGA
- the hivep2a gene encoding transcription factor HIVEP2a produces MEPLESAAGQKGTKVPREKNPLQRKWVSDPTTGTKRSTFADPEGKRHLQREGQGVGDASSGSIAGSAQKYGSGKRSTSSQSSQDNPYPPLYPSAYAYQLSQSFPQQSIQDRFLPGAKPQPSLEAHPWPFASHLPSLTSDDLFPAHSRGHGGVFPRRKSPSLPSSFSQYSQSGIEPPEEAHKKEQKPKKPGKYICHYCGRACAKPSVLKKHIRSHTGERPYPCVPCGFSFKTKSNLYKHRKSHAHAIKAGLLPFSELAATRTDLDQASSVGEAEVHSDGEQSTDTDEEGTEGSMYMDKSSPVPQISFESDKSTMEKGGEPAYADSAEELTVASMKVPILIVPKQGIPSTAMECPQFTDIEASSIGAQGGNRVDDSHTNKQKLVLRLTEKKGQDSEQSLNLLSPHSKGSTDSGYFSRSESAEQQISPPNTNVKSYEEIMFGRTWYYRPNPRPRQAVTVGLAAVTGQDCSIIDLNNKSGGMLDLGMSKISEGPMGHLFSKDESPMKLNPNVFFRGEGAAPQMVTGCDPKQHTATSTGLLEAPTDSGPLIRSNSMPTSSPTNLNVPQALRVSHSFDEMMNPDDVFFPGSAGLRRLRRQAAFEHSAHEGHAESDSYGNIPKNSPSGAIKPGERGPFMSESKGSGLEHSGLDMRVPYGSYGSKVGMTEPVTRKRRKEKSVGEEEDCPSQYGCDHSGSVEMLLSPADYDPKQANQETSRATSTGRGHMYSVHSQSDSFETAASVSSEDVVLVPDTERKSGGNVISVIQHTNSLSRPSSFEKSESIDHPSYQQEKPAGQYSEQSDSENVEEMQSPDSALRSESMEQQQSDSELGAVLPSQQYHMPHKLVRQPNIQVPEIRVTEEPDKSEKEPEVPVKEPEKHVEEFQWPQRSETLSQLPAEKLPPKKKRLRLAELEHSSGESSFESTCTSLSRSPSQESNLSHSSSFSMSFDREESIKSVSPTKQEDFGKQSEFLTVPGSGHSLSIPSHHQQREMRRSSSEQAPCALPTEIPEIRSKSFDYGSLSSSSRQGEVYTSASAMKERKRGYLVRQASLSVYPEAVVQDQGLEANVKQEQENVQSGPHVTGWHGTPSSSAASEAARSRRGMPPVLASHHNPLQQSFSEDTQQEGYLHSQKSFHLPGKQPSESEHHTQEPMNHEVMLYSSLHGSLAQPPFLPFQPELFWNPESSQGHKQLLNLQGHQLQKIHIRQPSLQLAHQKSHQLQLIQEQGDASADGASSHKYQYPLRTEPHHLSSKAFSTSTVLLQQVQPVFATQPAGLQPSLPGMLVPVRIQTHVPSYGSVMYTSVSQILATHGQSTSSTRIICTDNTSQTSLTVTSSKQGGGLSLSHLLSHPGGLLRYPLWKVPEPLPGRLNTGIPLSLTSGTISTTDASSNIGGSKRMLSPASSLELFIETKQQKRVKEETMYGQIVKELSAVELSNSGVSKDSGKSPKSGLSKNDGSIDYQEGMVSPPLDFPSSKAPLRSSAPYLPEVPPAESFTPPLQIVMDTPDGRESPEELDVDESTPEASSSPQSMVSSSDTQDETKPGSKMPVNMLVQLAANHGGDVASTLLLTDLADVQQLFQFPSLRTTTSVSWCFLNYTKPNFTQMTPHTSVYASWCISSYNPNPPSLNTKTTLALLRSKQRKNTETYTIAAMYQPGTGKLVSSLSWKQKFDQIKPELMQLDVNKFEKKMKGVGSRDKVKEDGEKDVSLKQAEPTRIKIFEGGYKSNEDYVYVRGRGRGKYICEECGIRCKKPSMLKKHIRTHTDVRPYVCKFCNFAFKTKGNLTKHMKSKAHMKKCLELGVSVTSVDDAEAEETDNLDESHRESGKAGVPGLMAEHQFSDADDSEGAEDEGEEVDEDDDEDDECEGDSTPKTRSRSTSPQPYGVPSLSVTAVGASSSSSDILGPSSKPPHFSYLASLPSIQITQLMGPGERAGEAQMVQYQKLLQGALGEDYKSRLDVPSSMDEDLGLSPDHSSSSLELSPSRLSSPGCDSSPLREASPTSRRYLSPRRDLSPRGRLSPRRDASPLRHISPRRDLSPRGHLCSLSLGRPVSPGKDVSGRRELSPRSRHRGLIRPVSPRRGSHHHGAPWVLGQYLQSEAVPLGQRNRGHPSVDVNQKKHSSHFHGETPGGQEAPSVPQGLFSHLPLHSQQQVRTPFPMIPIGGIQMVHSVPASVTGLAHVGRLPLQKSTSEESGSGEMPLHLIPEAGGKVAEDLARPQARSLQDGGDVADKDGKQEDIQTCTNAIASLCIASEEPAEGSPKSAGPLSHPPAGHLEKTQVTIQHVGGSEVRQPLVGALAGPPDSIAEQDDPTGSKGTVMGGHSAPYSESAKERQLGQQAQGELSVNTKRGKDLADDAMDNR; encoded by the exons ATGGAGCCTCTGGAATCTGCTGCTGGTCAAAAGGGCACTAAGGTGCCACGAGAGAAGAATCCACTACAAAGGAAGTGGGTCTCAGATCCCACAACTGGCACCAAAAGAAGCACTTTTGCTGATCCGGAAGGAAAGAGACACTTGCAACGCGAAGGACAGGGAGTAGGCGATGCCAGCAGTGGCAGCATAGCAGGCTCGGCACAAAAGTATGGCTCTGGGAAGCGCTCAACGAGCAGCCAGTCGTCGCAAGACAATCCATACCCTCCACTTTACCCCAGCGCTTATGCCTACCAGCTGTCACAGTCATTTCCTCAACAGTCCATCCAGGACAGGTTCCTGCCAGGGGCAAAGCCACAGCCTAGCTTGGAGGCTCATCCGTGGCCCTTTGCCAGCCACTTGCCATCTCTCACCTCAGACGACCTTTTCCCTGCTCACTCCCGTGGTCACGGAGGGGTGTTCCCACGCAGAAAGTCTCCCAGTTTACCCTCTTCCTTCAGCCAGTATTCCCAGTCGGGTATTGAGCCACCAGAGGAGGCACACAAGAAGGAACAGAAGCCCAAGAAGCCTGGGAAGTATATTTGTCACTACTGTGGACGGGCTTGCGCTAAACCCAGTGTGCTGAAGAAGCACATTCGGTCTCACACTGGCGAGCGCCCCTATCCATGTGTCCCATGTGGGTTTTCCTTTAAAACCAAAAGCAACCtgtataaacacagaaaatctCATGCCCATGCCATCAAAGCAGGGCTGTTGCCATTTTCAGAACTGGCAGCTACACGCACGGATTTGGATCAGGCGTCCTCAGTAGGAGAGGCAGAGGTGCATTCGGATGGCGAGCAGAGCACAGACACAGATGAAGAGGGTACTGAAGGCTCTATGTACATGGATAAAAGCAGCCCTGTCCCCCAGATATCATTTGAATCTGACAAAAGCACAATGGAAAAGGGAGGTGAACCTGCCTATGCAGATTCAGCTGAGGAACTTACTGTTGCCTCAATGAAAGTGCCTATCCTGATTGTTCCAAAACAGGGCATCCCATCCACAGCCATGGAGTGCCCTCAGTTCACAGACATTGAGGCATCTTCCATTGGCGCTCAGGGTGGAAACAGGGTGGATGATTCTCACACCAACAAGCAGAAGCTTGTCCTGAGACTTACTGAGAAGAAAGGCCAGGACTCTGAGCAGTCCCTTAACCTCTTGAGTCCGCACAGCAAAGGCAGCACGGACTCGGGCTACTTCTCTCGCTCCGAGAGTGCCGAGCAGCAGATCAGTCCACCTAACACCAATGTGAAATCCTATGAAGAAATCATGTTTGGGAGGACATGGTACTACAGGCCGAATCCTAGACCACGGCAGGCTGTGACTGTAGGGTTGGCGGCTGTTACTGGACAAGACTGTAGTATAATTGACTTAAATAATAAATCTGGTGGCATGCTTGATTTAGGCATGAGCAAAATTTCCGAGGGTCCCATGGGCCATCTCTTCTCAAAGGATGAGAGCCCCATGAAGCTAAATCCTAATGTATTCTTTAGGGGTGAAGGAGCAGCCCCACAAATGGTAACAGGCTGCGATCCTAAACAGCACACTGCAACTAGTACAGGCCTTCTGGAAGCTCCTACTGATTCAGGACCACTCATAAGGAGCAACTCGATGCCAACCTCCTCTCCGACAAACCTCAATGTCCCTCAAGCTCTTCGTGTAAGCCACTCCTTCGATGAGATGATGAACCCCGACGATGTCTTCTTCCCAGGTTCGGCAGGCCTCAGAAGGCTCAGGAGGCAGGCTGCTTTTGAACATTCAGCACATGAAGGACATGCAGAATCTGACAGTTATGGAAATATTCCCAAAAATTCACCTTCTGGAGCGATAAAACCTGGGGAGCGTGGCCCTTTCATGTCAGAGTCAAAAGGTTCAGGGTTAGAACACTCGGGTCTTGATATGCGTGTACCTTACGGGTCATATGGTAGTAAAGTGGGAATGACGGAGCCTGTTACAAGGAAACGCAGGAAAGAAAAGAGTGTTGGGGAAGAAGAGGACTGTCCCAGCCAGTATGGCTGTGACCACAGTGGTTCGGTTGAAATGCTTTTGTCACCTGCAGATTATGATCCAAAACAAGCCAATCAGGAGACCTCAAGGGCTACTTCGACAGGGAGAGGACATATGTACAGTGTCCACAGCCAGTCAGACAGCTTTGAAACTGCTGCTAGTGTGTCTTCAGAAGACGTAGTGCTTGTTCCGGACACAGAACGAAAGTCTGGGGGCAACGTGATCTCTGTCATCCAGCACACAAATTCTTTAAGTAGACCTAGTTCTTTTGAGAAGTCCGAATCAATTGATCATCCTTCTTATCAACAGGAAAAACCTGCTGGCCAGTATTCAGAGCAGTCAGATTCTGAGAATGTAGAGGAAATGCAAAGTCCAGATTCTGCCCTAAGATCTGAAAGCATGGAGCAACAACAGAGTGACAGTGAACTGGGGGCTGTGCTGCCCAGCCAACAGTACCACATGCCCCACAAACTGGTACGTCAACCCAACATTCAAGTGCCTGAAATCAGAGTGACAGAGGAGCCAGATAAATCGGAAAAAGAGCCTGAGGTACCAGTTAAGGAACCAGAGAAACATGTGGAAGAGTTCCAGTGGCCGCAGAGAAGTGAAACCCTGTCGCAGCTTCCCGCAGAGAAGTTGCCTCCTAAGAAGAAACGCCTCCGCCTGGCTGAATTGGAGCACTCCTCTGGGGAATCCAGTTTTGAATCGACTTGCACCAGCCTATCCAGAAGCCCCAGCCAAGAAAGTAATCTCTCACACAGCTCAAGCTTCTCAATGTCTTTTGATAGAGAGGAAAGCATTAAGTCAGTCTCCCCAACTAAGCAAGAAGACTTTGGCAAGCAGTCTGAGTTCTTAACTGTGCCAGGTAGCGGGCATTCTCTCTCCATCCCAAGCCATCACCAGCAGAGGGAGATGCGACGCTCTTCCTCAGAACAGGCACCATGTGCCTTGCCAACTGAGATCCCTGAGATCCGTAGCAAGTCGTTTGACTATGGCAGCCTTTCCTCTTCATCCAGACAAGGAGAAGTCTACACAAGTGCTTCCGCCATGAAGGAGCGGAAACGGGGGTACTTGGTGCGGCAGGCATCCCTGAGTGTCTACCCTGAAGCCGTTGTGCAAGATCAAGGCCTTGAGGCGAATGTCAAACAGGAGCAGGAAAATGTACAAAGTGGCCCCCATGTCACTGGGTGGCATGGCACACCATCTTCTTCTGCAGCCAGTGAGGCAGCACGCTCTAGGAGAGGCATGCCACCAGTCTTAGCTTCACATCATAATCCACTTCAGCAGAGTTTCAGTGAGGACACCCAGCAAGAAGGCTACTTGCACAGCCAGAAATCATTTCATCTGCCAGGCAAACAGCCCTCAGAAAGTGAACATCACACACAAGAACCCATGAACCATGAAGTTATGCTGTATTCTTCACTTCATGGCAGTTTAGCACAACCTCCCTTTCTGCCATTTCAGCCAGAATTGTTCTGGAATCCTGAGTCATCACAGGGGCATAAACAGCTCCTTAATTTACAGGGGCACCAACTGCAGAAGATACATATCAGGCAGCCCAGTCTGCAGTTAGCTCACCAAAAGTCACATCAGTTGCAGCTCATTCAAGAACAGGGTGATGCCAGTGCTGACGGTGCAAGTAGCCACAAATATCAGTATCCTCTAAGAACTGAACCACACCATCTCTCATCAAAAGCTTTCTCCACAAGTACGGTGCTTTTGCAGCAAGTCCAGCCAGTCTTTGCCACTCAGCCTGCTGGATTGCAGCCATCTCTTCCTGGTATGTTAGTTCCTGTTAGAATCCAGACTCACGTGCCATCTTACGGTAGTGTTATGTATACAAGTGTTTCACAGATCTTGGCTACGCATGGCCAGAGTACAAGTTCCACAAGGATCATATGCACAGACAACACTTCTCAAACCTCACTCACAGTAACTAGTTCCAAGCAAGGAGGCGGGCTCAGTTTATCTCATTTACTTAGTCATCCAGGAGGACTTCTACGTTATCCACTTTGGAAAGTCCCTGAACCTCTCCCAGGAAGGCTGAACACTGGGATTCCTTTATCTTTGACCTCTGGAACCATCTCGACCACAGATGCTTCCTCAAATATTGGAGGAAGTAAGCGCATGCTGTCGCCAGCAAGCAGTCTGGAACTCTTCATCGAGACTAAACAGCAGAAACGGGTCAAAGAAGAAACAATGTATGGCCAGATTGTAAAGGAGCTTAGTGCCGTTGAACTGAGCAATTCAGGTGTATCAAAGGACAGTGGCAAGTCACCAAAATCAGGCCTCTCTAAGAATGATGGCTCGATTGACTACCAAGAGGGAATGGTGTCGCCACCTTTAGATTTTCCCTCGTCTAAAGCACCTTTGCGCAGCTCTGCACCTTACTTACCTGAGGTCCCACCTGCAGAAAGCTTCACTCCACCTCTTCAGATAGTGATGGACACTCCAGATGGTAGAGAgtccccagaggagctggatgTTGATGAGTCCACCCCAGAAGCCAGCTCAAGCCCACAGTCTATGGTCTCTTCCAGTGACACTCAAGATGAGACCAAGCCAGGAAGCAAGATGCCAGTGAACATGTTGGTGCAGCTTGCAGCCAATCATGGAGGAGATGTGGCAAGCACTCTCCTACTTACGGATTTGGCCGATGTCCAGCAGCTCTTTCAGTTCCCAAGCCTCCGCACGACAACCAGTGTCAGCTGGTGCTTTCTGAACTACACCAAgccaaacttcacacagatgaCGCCTCATACCTCTGTCTATGCCTCTTGGTGCATTAGTTCTTATAACCCCAACCCACCAAGCCTGAACACCAAGACAACCCTAGCACTGCTTCGCTCAAAGCAGAGAAAGAACACAGAGACCTACACCATAGCTGCTATGTATCAACCTGGGACAGGAAAACTTGTGTCTTCGCTCTCATGGAAACAAAAGTTTGACCAG ATAAAGCCAGAACTCATGCAGCTGGATGTGAACAAGTTTGAGAAGAAGATGAAGGGGGTTGGTTCCAGGGATAAAGTGAAGGAAGATGGTGAGAAGGATGTGTCCTTGAAGCAGGCTGAGCCAACCCGCATAAAGATCTTTGAAGGAGG GTACAAATCCAATGAGGACTACGTTTATGTGCGGGGCCGGGGACGTGGGAAGTACATCTGCGAGGAGTGTGGGATTCGCTGCAAGAAGCCGAGCATGCTGAAGAAGCACATccgcacacacactgatgtcCGGCCCTATGTCTGCAAATTCTGTAATTTTGCCTTTAAGACTAAAG GAAACCTGACGAAGCACATGAAGTCGAAGGCCCATATGAAGAAGTGCCTGGAGCTTGGAGTGTCCGTGACTTCTGTAGATGATGCAGAGGCAGAGGAAACAG ACAATCTGGATGAGAGCCACAGGGAGTCTGGTAAGGCTGGCGTTCCTGGACTCATGGCAGAACACCAGTTCTCGGACGCAGATGACTCCGAGGGAGCCGAGGATGAGGGCGAAGAGGTTGACGAGGATGACGATGAGGACGATGAGTGTGAGGGAGACTCCACGCCAAAGACCCGCTCCCGTAGCACGAGCCCACAACCCTACGGGGTCCCCTCACTGTCCGTCACAGCCGTTGGcgcctcctcatcctcatctgACATCCTGGGCCCATCCTCCAAGCCACCCCACTTCAGCTACCTCGCCAGCCTGCCCAGCATTCAGATCACTCAGCTGATGGGGCCTGGTGAGCGAGCTGGAGAGGCTCAGATGGTGCAATATCAAAAGCTGCTCCAGGGGGCATTGGGTGAGGACTACAAGAGCCGGCTGGATGTGCCCAGCTCCATGGATGAAGACCTGGGCTTGTCACCTGACCACAGCTCCTCATCTCTTGAGCTGTCTCCATCACGTCTATCCTCGCCAGGCTGCGACTCTTCACCCCTCAGGGAAGCCTCGCCAACCTCCCGGCGGTACTTGTCCCCCCGTAGGGACCTGTCTCCGCGGGGCCGCCTGTCCCCACGACGCGATGCCTCCCCACTAAGGCATATCTCACCTCGCAGAGACCTGTCCCCCAGGGGCCACCTCTGTTCTCTTTCTCTGGGGAGGCCAGTGTCCCCCGGGAAGGATGTCTCCGGTAGACGCGAGCTGTCGCCAAGGAGTCGGCACCGGGGCTTGATCAGACCTGTGTCTCCGCGAAGGGGATCACATCACCACGGTGCCCCCTGGGTCCTGGGACAATACTTGCAGTCAGAAGCGGTCCCACTGGGACAAAGAAACAGAGGACACCCAAGTGTGGACGTG AATCAGAAGAAGCACTCCTCACACTTCCATGGGGAGACACCTGGAGGCCAGGAGGCTCCCAGTGTTCCCCAAGGACTCTTCAGCCACCTTCCCCTGCACTCGCAGCAGCAGGTACGGACGCCGTTTCCCATGATCCCCATTGGCGGGATCCAAATGGTACACTCGGTGCCGGCGTCAGTGACGGGCTTGGCGCACGTTGGGCGGCTACCGCTACAGAAGAGCACGTCAGAGGAGTCCGGCAGCGGTGAGATGCCTCTGCACCTCATCCCGGAAGCCGGCGGTAAGGTGGCTGAGGACCTGGCCCGGCCGCAGGCTCGGTCGCTGCAGGACGGCGGAGATGTTGCGGACAAGGACGGTAAGCAGGAGGATATACAGACTTGCACCAATGCCATCGCCTCACTCTGCATTGCTTCGGAGGAGCCTGCCGAAGGGTCCCCCAAGTCCGCAGGTCCCCTTTCACACCCTCCTGCAGGTCACCTGGAAAAAACACAGGTCACGATTCAGCACGTTGGTGGCTCTGAGGTCAGGCAGCCGCTGGTCGGGGCCTTGGCTGGGCCCCCAGACTCCATTGCTGAGCAGGACGATCCCACCGGGTCAAAGGGCACGGTGATGGGGGGGCATTCTGCCCCATACAGTGAAAGTGCCAAAGAAAGACAGTTGGGCCAGCAGGCCCAGGGAGAGCTATCAGTTAACACAAAGAGGGGCAAAGATTTAGCAGATGATGCCATGGATAACAGGTGA